The Pseudanabaena sp. ABRG5-3 genome includes the window AAGATCTGAATCCTGTGATCAACCATTATTTTTCGTGTTTGTAATAATTTGTGCAAGTGCATGAGGATAGTTGCAATCCAGAAAATTGTGATATCTACCATGAGGTCAGCACGATCACTTGATGCCTACAGTTGCCAAGAAACGCTTGGCGATCGCTACAGGTGAATAATGCTCTAGCGCCCATGCTCGACCTGCGGCAGAAATTTCGGGCAAGCGATCAAGATTTTGGGCAATGGTCTCAATGGAGCGATCAAGATTATCGAGATCGATCCCAAGGTAATGTTTCCAATTTTCGGGCATGACAGGAAGTACAAAACCATATTTATCAAAATCTAAATGAATAGGAACACATCCTGCCGCCCAAGATTCCCACAAGCGCCAACTATCCCATTGGACTAGTCGGTGGGTTTTCCATCCTAACTTCGTAATTGTTTTACGACAGGCTCTACCTAAAATTGTGTGAGGATGCTGAGGAAATGGAGAGATAAAGTAACCACCAAAACTGCTACAGGTACTAGTTGACATTAAAAGTTCATAGTATCCAGGATTATGTCTACCACTAGCCTGCGCCCATTGCAAGGCATGATAGGCTCCGCGATCGCGAGCATCCGCAATTACTTTTGACTCTAAGGGAATAATGGAACTGATTTTGGGTAAAAAGTGTTTCTGAATGTAGTTTCGCAACGAATGATCGCCGTTGAGAAATACACGGGAATTAACTAATAAATTATGCTGCCGTTGACTAAAGGGTGGTACATGTTCTAATTCTTGAATAATTCTGTTGGATAAGCCAAAAGGAAATGGATGGGCATTAGGAAATACGGGAGTGGATTTGGAGATATGCGATTTAAAATAATGGTCAAATTGGGCTAGCTGCGGATCGAGAAAATTGCGGCGAGGAACATCATCGGAGAGATCGATGAGGATGGTTTGGTGGGGACGATCTTTTCGCAGTAAATGGGGAATGTCACATAGGGATTTTGCAAATTGATCCTGTCTTTCCCACCAAGCATCATTGATGATGACAATATCGCAGTCATCGGGTGTTACGTTGGGATCATAACGAAATAGAAATGGTTCTTCGGGTGATGGCAGCCAAAAATTGACATTTGCATAAAATTCAATGCCTAAGGTCTTTAGTCCTTCTCCCAAACATACAGTTCCATGTTGATAGTAGTGATACCCTGAAGTATAGTCTCCATAACCATTCAGCGTTGGTGGGAAGCAATAGAAATAGACTTTTA containing:
- a CDS encoding glycosyltransferase, producing the protein MNDKSKLKVYFYCFPPTLNGYGDYTSGYHYYQHGTVCLGEGLKTLGIEFYANVNFWLPSPEEPFLFRYDPNVTPDDCDIVIINDAWWERQDQFAKSLCDIPHLLRKDRPHQTILIDLSDDVPRRNFLDPQLAQFDHYFKSHISKSTPVFPNAHPFPFGLSNRIIQELEHVPPFSQRQHNLLVNSRVFLNGDHSLRNYIQKHFLPKISSIIPLESKVIADARDRGAYHALQWAQASGRHNPGYYELLMSTSTCSSFGGYFISPFPQHPHTILGRACRKTITKLGWKTHRLVQWDSWRLWESWAAGCVPIHLDFDKYGFVLPVMPENWKHYLGIDLDNLDRSIETIAQNLDRLPEISAAGRAWALEHYSPVAIAKRFLATVGIK